A window from Vanessa atalanta chromosome 16, ilVanAtal1.2, whole genome shotgun sequence encodes these proteins:
- the LOC125069885 gene encoding zinc finger-containing ubiquitin peptidase 1-like — MSSSPFPYTCELCGAEGLTDEGMRSHTLEAHVAGRPDCPFCNCTVPQPQLVGHVQRAHLHYLTPERELMAFIDDQSPSFDEDSKMTTTDSCSYNTPGSINGWHSPDTATSYHNGAISKNTYYNGFQEKDYKSERDDDKYSRSPKNINLTNGLKNININNGVISKKKCSRENSIERDMINGRDNKAIHSSSNHNSNDNSPNKSKLSMASAGQGSPLRSQLALKLKSNTPKKSAPTPSPTVQCLLCDFTSTCPRKLEEHINRAHFDLTSPSILGNANDNSNTPNNATLGLSNATVTLNNPTLALSTMAMSPGPHTSSYQCPICEREFSNGTEVEVHVNVEHRDILSPQKSDQVDNASCDDVVMVEESPVSNCPVCCQPLPLSQHELIQHIEEHFERGEESASSTLTAAEKEAQKNREEHEFQLLRAQYGMEEDEEGYTSRAASSLKRAVYSGALSVAGYYERSVGLRKASAQGLDAGCSKTNGILERIAQLNAQNPSIVKTYLCSAVDHYASTYGDRGWGCGYRNMQMVLSSLVRHPPYAALLSGVTEKECDCVPSIPSLQLLVERAWQLGFDTQGSEQLGCKLHNTRKWIGACEVVTVLSSLRIRCQLIDFHKPTAADGSHPALFDWVLRYFQNEPNAFKPPLYLQHQGHSRTIIGYEKHKDGKATLLVLDPSHSPAQVRQAVCGAEGALRLLRRGSCALRARQYQLLCVRGLLQDDRDYQASKVLQSVRIP; from the exons ATGTCGAGCAGTCCATTCCCATATACTTGTGAGCTATGCGGGGCAGAGGGTTTAACGGACGAAGGAATGAGATCTCACACTCTGGAAGCCCACGTGGCAGGGCGTCCAGATTGTCCTTTCTGCAACTGTACTGTCCCCCAACCTCAGCTCGTGGGACACGTGCAACGTGCTCATTTACACTATTTAACACCGGAGAGAGAGTTAATGGCGTTTATAGATGACCAAAGTCCTAG ctTTGATGAGGACTCTAAAATGACAACAACAGACAGTTGCAGCTATAATACCCCAGGGTCAATAAACGGATGGCACAGTCCAGATACAGCTACATCATACCACAACGGTGCCATATCAAAAAACACATATTACAACGGTTTCCAAGAGAAAGACTATAAGAGTGAAAGAGACGACGATAAATACTCTAGGTCGCCTAAAAACATCAATCTCACTAATGGactaaagaatattaatatcaataatggagttatatcgaaaaaaaaatgcagtaGAGAGAATTCCATCGAACGAGATATGATCAACGGTCGGGATAACAAAG ctaTTCATTCGAGCTCAAATCATAATAGCAATGATAACTCACCTAATAAatcaaag cTATCTATGGCAAGTGCAGGTCAAGGTTCGCCTCTTCGATCACAACTGGCCCTTAAACTTAAGTCTAATACACCTAAAAAATCTGCACCCACACCAAGCCCTACTGTGCAG TGTCTTTTGTGCGATTTTACATCAACATGTCCGAGAAAATTAGAAGAACATATAAACAGAGCTCATTTCGACCTCACATCACCTTCTATTTTGGGAAATGCGAATGATAATTCCAATACACCTAATAACGCAACCCTTGGGCTGAGTAACGCGACGGTAACACTTAACAACCCGACTTTGGCGCTGTCCACAATGGCCATGTCCCCTGGACCACATACCTCGTCATATCAGTGCCCTATTTGTGAAAGAGAGTTCTCTAATGGCACAGAAGTTGAGGTTCATGTAAATGTAGAACATCGGGATATTTTGAGTCCACAGAAATCA GACCAAGTGGATAATGCATCTTGTGATGATGTGGTAATGGTGGAAGAAAGTCCAGTGAGTAACTGTCCTGTATGCTGCCAGCCTTTGCCTTTATCTCAACATGAGTTG attCAGCATATAGAAGAGCACTTTGAAAGAGGAGAAGAGAGCGCCTCCTCAACACTTACAGCTGCCGAAAAAGAAGCTCAGAAAAACAGAGAGGAACATGAATTCCAATTGCTTAGG GCCCAATATGGAATGGAGGAAGATGAGGAAGGCTACACAAGTCGAGCTGCCAGCAGTCTCAAGCGTGCTGTGTATAGTGGAGCTTTATCAGTTGCGGGATACTATGAACGTAGTGTCGGTCTGCGTAAAGCCAGCGCTCAAGGTCTTGATGCAGGATGTTCTAAAACTAATG GTATTTTAGAAAGGATAGCTCAACTGAATGCCCAGAATCCGAGTATAGTTAAGACCTACTTATGCAGCGCTGTGGATCACTATGCCAGCACATATGGAGACAGGGGTTGGGGTTGCGGTTACAG GAACATGCAAATGGTGCTTTCATCGTTAGTACGTCACCCGCCATACGCAGCGTTGTTAAGCGGCGTCACGGAGAAGGAGTGCGACTGTGTGCCCTCCATACCTAGCCTGCAGCTTTTAGTGGAAAGAGCTTGGCAGCTGGGGTTCGATACTCAG GGCTCAGAACAGCTTGGCTGCAAATTACACAATACACGCAAATGGATCGGTGCTTGTGAAGTTGTTACAGTACTCTCTTCACTTAGGATACG ATGCCAGCTGATAGATTTCCACAAACCGACAGCGGCCGATGGGAGCCATCCTGCACTGTTTGACTGGGTGCTGAGGTACTTTCAGAACGAACCGAACGCCTTCAAACCGCCTCTCTACCTGCAGCATCAAG GTCACTCCAGAACGATAATAGGCTACGAGAAGCACAAAGACGGCAAGGCGACGCTGCTCGTGCTGGATCCGTCGCATTCACCGGCTCAG GTGCGGCAGGCGGTGTGCGGGGCGGAGGGCGCGCTGCGGCTGCTGCGGCGCGGCTCGTGCGCGCTGCGGGCGCGGCAGTACCAGCTGCTGTGCGTGCGCGGCCTGCTGCAGGACGACCGCGACTACCAG GCCAGCAAGGTCCTGCAGTCGGTGCGAATCCCATAG